GCCATTTTCCGCCATCGCCTCGCCAATCGCCTCCAGGCTCTCTTCCTTGGCGCTGTCGAGGAAACCGCAGGTGTTGACCAGCACCACATCGGCCCCGGCATAATCGGGCGACATATCATAGCCATCGGCGCGCAGACGCGTCAGAATCCGCTCGCTATCGACCAGCGCCTTAGGGCAGCCGAGCGACACCATGCCCACCTTTGGCGGGGCATCGATACGCCTGGGGCGCGGCAATGTGGGTGTTTCCTGTGTCATGATCGCCGCGCCAATACGCTGATCGGGGCGGTTTGTCACGCGCCATTGCGGGCTTGTCAGTCCGGCGCAACTGCGCCACTAAGCTGACCCCATGATCAGCACCCCCGCCATCAATGGCCGTCTCTATATCGCCCGTCATGGCGAAACCGTGTTCAACGCCGCAGCACGGCTGCAGGGCGATACGCTGCACACGCCACTGACCCGCGCCGGCTTTGCCCAGGCCGATAGCATGGGCGCTGCGCTACGGCAGGAACTGGGCGCAAAACCGCCCCTTAGCCTCTGGGCCTCGGAAACCGGACGCGCCTTGCAGACCTTGGCGGTGATTGCCGAGCATCTACAGCTGGACTGGCATCAGGCACGGCGCGATGCACGGCTGGTGGAAATTGGCATGGGTTGCTGGGGCGGTCGCTATTATGCCGATGTCAGCGAAGAATATGGCCCCATTGTCGATATGCAAACGCGGCTGCTGACCCCGGCACCCGATGGCGAGGATTATCCCGCGATCGCCGCGCGCGTAACAGCCTGGGTCGAAGAATATGGCAGTGAACCGGGCGACAAGCTGGTCATCATGCACGGCATTTCCAGCAGAGTGCTGCGCGGCGTGTTGCTGGGACTCGATGACGACCCGAAGAACGGTGCGCCAATTGCCCCGGGTCTGCCACAGGGTTCGGTCACCTGTTTTGTCGGTGGCGCAGAGCATATGGTGGTCACCGGCACCGGCGGAGAACGTGCCTGATGCGGCGCGCACCGATGATAGCGGCGCTGGTCAGCGGCTTCATCGCCATGCCGTTAATGGCCAAGGAGAGCCTTGGCGTGTTCGACAATTGGGGTGCGTTTCGCGATGCCGATATCAGCCGCTGCTACGCCATCGCCAAGCCCGAGGAGATTAACGGCCGCCCCCGCTACAACGCCTATGCCAGCATCGGCTGGTGGCCAAAACGCCAAGTCCGCGGTCAGGTGCATTTCCGCCTCAGTCGCCCGGTTGCCGAAGATACCGAGATCCGCCTCAGTGTCGGCAACCGCCGATTCACCCTGACCGGTGGCGATGGCGATGCCTGGGCCAGCGACAAGACCGGCGATGCCGCAATTATCGCCGCGATGCGGTCGGCGCGCAGCATGACGCTGCGCGCACGCAGCAAGAGCGGCGGGCGTATTGTCGACAGCTATGCCCTGCCCGGTGCAGCTACCGCCATGGACGCAGCGGCTCTGGCCTGCGCCTCAGGCTGACCCGGCAATGCCTGTCACATTGGTCCTTATTGTGGATTGTCGCCATTGGCACGCGGCGGTGGCGGCGCATCGGACGGTGGTCGCTGTCGCCCGCCGCCACGGTTTCTGCTGGTGTTTGTCGGCAATTC
Above is a genomic segment from Pseudomonadota bacterium containing:
- a CDS encoding histidine phosphatase family protein; protein product: MISTPAINGRLYIARHGETVFNAAARLQGDTLHTPLTRAGFAQADSMGAALRQELGAKPPLSLWASETGRALQTLAVIAEHLQLDWHQARRDARLVEIGMGCWGGRYYADVSEEYGPIVDMQTRLLTPAPDGEDYPAIAARVTAWVEEYGSEPGDKLVIMHGISSRVLRGVLLGLDDDPKNGAPIAPGLPQGSVTCFVGGAEHMVVTGTGGERA